The genomic region CCTAGTGCTCACCTACGGCGCCCCGCTGGAAGCGCCGCTGGAAAGCACCGCCGAGCGGTTTCTGCGCGAAACCACTCAGTACTGGCGCAAGTGGGTGAAAAGCATGAGCATTGGCACGTTTCATCAGGCGGCCGTCATTCGCTCGGCGCTGGCCCTAAAGCTGCACCAGTACGAAGACACGGGGGCCATCATTGCCGCTACTACTACCTCCCTACCCGAAGCGCCCGGCTCAGGCCGCAACTGGGACTACCGCTTCTGCTGGATGCGCGACACCTATTATATCCTCACGGCCTTCAACAACATTGGTCACTTTGAGGAGATGGAGCGCTATTTCCACTACATCGCCAATATCTCTACCAAGGTAGAAGACAAGTACCAGCCGCTGTACAGCATCAGCGGGGCTTCCAAGCTGATTGAGGAGGAGCTGGACTTAGAGGGCTACCTCGGCAACCGTCCCGTACGCATCGGCAACGACGCCTACACGCACATTCAGAACGACGTGTATGGGCAGGTGCTGGTGGCCCTGCTGCCGCTTTACGTGGATAGACGCTTTATCGACTTCGAGCGCACCCATACCGAAAAGCTGATCTACGATGCCCTGCGCCTGATTCGGCAGACTATGAACCAGCCCGACGCCGGGTTGTGGGAGTTCCGGACCCTGTCGCAGTATCATGCCTATACCTACCTATTCCACTGGGCCGGCAGCCACGCCGCGTGCAAGGTGGCCAGCTATTTCCGCAACCCCGAGATTCAGCAGATGGCACAGGAACTGATGGACGAGGCCGCCGACAAGATAGAGCAGTGCTACAACCAGCAACGCGGGGTGTATACCAACGCCATCGGCTCGCCCCACCTCGATGCCAGCACCATGCAGCTCATCCTGATGGGCTACCTCGACCCGGCGTCTGAAAAAGCCAAGCAGCACCTAGTAGAGCTGGAAAAAGAGCTGATGACCCCCGAAGGCCTGTTCTACCGCTACCGCCACGCCGACGACTTCGGCACGCCCGAAACCACCTTCCTGATCTGCTCTTTCTGGTACGTAGAGGCCCTAGCCGCCGTCGGTCGTCTCGACGAGGCCATCCGCGAGTTTGAGAAGCTGCTGCAATACACCAACCACCTGGGCCTGCTCTCCGAAGACGTGGACGCCAAAACCGGTTCGCAGTGGGGTAACTTCCCACAGGCCTACAGCCACGTAGGTTTGGTAAACGCCGCCTACCGCATCTCCAAAAAGCTGGACCGCCCGAACTTCTTGTAGAGTTTATCCACCCCGCAAGAAAACGCGTGTCCTCCTGAGCGCAGCGAAGGACCTTCTCACGGTAGAACGACAGACGTAACAACGACTCGTTTTACCGTGAGAAGATCCTTCGCTGCGCTCAGGAGGACACGCGTTTTTGTTCTAAGTTATAAAATCACTAAGCAATAAATGAGCGCCCTACTGCGGCACGCTCACTTCGGCCAGGCTCTGTAGCAGCTCCTGCACCTCCGCAGTGCCGGGCAAGTGAAAGCGGGCCAGCGAGCGGTTGTTGCGGCCTACCTTGATGGTGAATGCCTCCTCAGGCATCGCGCCGAAGGTGTCCTCGTCGGTACGGTCGTCGCCAATGGCGAGGATGAAATCGGGCTCATATGTAGCTACCCAGCGGGCGGCAGCGGTGCCCTTGTTGATGCCGGCGGCTTTAATCTCAATCACCTTATTGCCCTCTAGCACTTGCAGGTCGCTGTTGCTGGTCAGGAAGCTGAGGTGGCTGATAAGCTCGCGCACGCGCACGGCGGCCAGTTCGGCGTCGGCGCGGCGGTAATGCCACACCAGCGAGAAGTCCTTGTCTTCGATGAACGACCCGGCCGTACGGCTCACGTACAGCTCCAGGGTAGGACGAATTTCCTTCATCCAATCGTTGCGCATGGGCTGAAACAGCGTCCATTCCTGGCCCGCAGCTCGCAGCCATACGCCGTGCTCGGCAATAAAATCAACCGGCAAGTGGCCCAGCCACCGTTGCAGCGTCTGCCGGTCGCGCCCGCTGATAATCACCACACGGTTGTGTGGATCGGCGCTCAGCGTGGCCAGCAGTTCCAGCATTTGCGCCGAGGGTGCCGCCTTCTGCGGATTGGGATGGAAGGGAGCCAGCGTGCCGTCGTAGTCGAGCAGAAGCAGGCGTTGCGAAGTGGTGGTGTACTGTTGGCGTAGGGTAGCAGCTTCCTCCGCGTCGAGCATCTCAGTAGCCAGGGTCATTTGTTTGATTTTAGTGTACACCAGACGGTCCATAAACAGCCTTGTCCAGTGATAAACGTTGTAGTGCTGCACCAGCGCCTGCATATTGGCCAAGCGCATTTTCTGTTCTTCCTCGGGCATGATTAGCGCCTCGTGCATGGCCTCCGCCAACTGGTTCATGTCGGAGGGGTTGATGAGCAGGGCGTCGGACAACTCGCGGGCAGCGCCGGCCCGCTCGCTCAGGATCAGCACCCCGCTGCGGTCGGCTTTGCTGGCAATGAACTCCTTGCATACCAGGTTCATACCGTCGCGGATAGGCGTTACCAGCGCTACCTCGGCCATGCGGTACAGGGCCGTTAGCTCCTCCAGGGGTAGGGAGCGGTAGAAGTAGTGAATGGGATTCCAGGTGATGGTGCGGTACTCCGCGTTGATTCGTCCCACCAGCTCATCGATTTCCTCCTTCAACTCCTGATACTGGGCTACCTGGTCGCGCGAGGGCACTACCAGCATAATCAGCGTAGCCTGGCCTTGCCACTCGGGGTAGCGCTGGAGCAGCAGCTCAAAGGCTCGTAGGCGCTGGGCAATGCCCTTGGTGTAGTCGAGCCGGTCGATAGACAGGATGATGCGGGCGTTGGGCAGGGCTGCCAGGTAGTTCTGCTCGTGCTCCTGCGCCACCTCCGAGGCCGCGGCATTGGCGTAGCGCTCGTAGTCGATGCCCATCGGAAACGCATCAATCAGCACCGTGCGGTTCTTCAGTTCCAGGCGGCCGTTCTGGCTGGGGTAGCCCAGCAGCTGCGACACCGAGCTGAGGAAGTGACGCATATAGCCAAAGGTGTGGAAACCAATCAAATCGGCGCCCAGCATACCCTCCAGCAGCTGCGTGCGCCAGGGTAGGGCGCGCAGCAGCTCGTACGACGGAAATGGGATGTGCAGGAAAAAGCCAATGGTGCTGTGGGGTCGGGCTTTGCGCAGCATCTGCGGCAGCAGCAGCAGCTGGTAGTCGTGCACCCAAATGGTATCGTCGTCGCCGGCTGCTTCCAGCACGGCTTCACAGTATTTCCGGTTTACGGCCACGTAGGTTTCCCAATGCTGCTCGTTGTACACGGCATACTGGCTGAAGTAGTGGAAGGTAGGCCACAGCGTTTCGTTGCTGAAGCCTTCATAAAACCCCCTAATCTCGTCGTCGTTGAGGAAAACCGGCTGCATGCTGTCGGCCCGCAGCTGCGTTGTTATCTGTTGTCGCTCCGTTTCGTCGTCTACTACCAGGCCCGGCCAACCGATCCACACGTTTCCTTCGGCCCGGTAGATAGAGCCCAGCCCCGTTGCCAAGCCGCCCTCACTGGGCGTAAAAGCCAAGTCGTTGTCGGTACGCTGTACTTTGGTAGGCAAACGGTTAGAAACAATAATAATACGCGACATAGAAAGGAAGATTGGTGAAAGAAAGAGTAGGCATTCAAATACTAAGTGGTACGTAGCGAAATTGTTTATTCCCGCACCGGAATAACGATTATCGTAATCGATAGGTTGGATCAGTGCTCGGCAAACACAGCTGCTGGTAGTAGATTTTCTGCTTTGTCCGGTACTATGGCTACCGTTCCAGGTACATAGTATACTATTTCAAAAATGGAAATAGAGGTAACCTAGCCGACCCTACTATTATCCCCCTGATACTCATATAGCCCTTCCACCATTCTAGGTCGAAAGTGATGCGGCTTATTGAGTAGCGTCTATCAATTGCCAATGCACTGCTGCAAATAGGCGTGCTTGCTTTGGAAAATGTAAAAGCTGTGTAGTATCACCTATTCTAAATATCTGGTGCTTTGTAATTCTGAATAGAGATGGGTAAGTAAATAATTTCTGCTGTACTGGGTAGGCGTATAGTATAACAGCTATTGTCTGCCTTCCGGACCATCCAGCCGGGTAGGGATAAAAATAAAAATCCGACCAGATAGGACTGGTCGGATTATATAAGACAGGCTGAGGGAAACTACTCTGCTGCTTCTGTTTTACGCGGACGGCCGGGCTTGCGGGCACCCTCGGCGCGTGGCTTGCGCTCCTTAGGGGTAGGCGAGTAACCGGGTTGCAGCATTTCGTTTAGCTCTTCTAGCAGCGAATTTACTTTCGTTACGTTTTTGCGAATCTGGTTGAGTAGTTGCTCGTTGGTGGCAGCGTTGTCAACAATTTCCTGTAGGCGGGCAATATCCATGGTTGCCATTATGTGTTGAATTATGAGTTTAAATTAACATGTTGTAAATGTTACGAGACAAATATAGGACTAGTTTCTTATAGGAAACAATAAAAAATAAATCAAGCAGCGCATCCCCAACGATAATTTGTTTTGCTGAAATTGTTTTTCACTTCCTTTGGTCAAATAT from Hymenobacter aerilatus harbors:
- a CDS encoding glycoside hydrolase family 15 protein, with product MTTLPPTSRTHTYNMGLIGNCAFLGLIGTDTAVRWLCWPRFDSSFVFGSLLDSQKGGEYSIRPAEGEFRSNQYYLDNTNVLCTEIETHDGRYRVTDFAPRFGQYERNYKPLMFVRKVEPLQGTPRVRVRCRPVGQYGEQVLNRRRSSNHIAFLGLEEEVRLTTNIPLTYVLEDEDFVLNDTFYLVLTYGAPLEAPLESTAERFLRETTQYWRKWVKSMSIGTFHQAAVIRSALALKLHQYEDTGAIIAATTTSLPEAPGSGRNWDYRFCWMRDTYYILTAFNNIGHFEEMERYFHYIANISTKVEDKYQPLYSISGASKLIEEELDLEGYLGNRPVRIGNDAYTHIQNDVYGQVLVALLPLYVDRRFIDFERTHTEKLIYDALRLIRQTMNQPDAGLWEFRTLSQYHAYTYLFHWAGSHAACKVASYFRNPEIQQMAQELMDEAADKIEQCYNQQRGVYTNAIGSPHLDASTMQLILMGYLDPASEKAKQHLVELEKELMTPEGLFYRYRHADDFGTPETTFLICSFWYVEALAAVGRLDEAIREFEKLLQYTNHLGLLSEDVDAKTGSQWGNFPQAYSHVGLVNAAYRISKKLDRPNFL
- a CDS encoding bifunctional alpha,alpha-trehalose-phosphate synthase (UDP-forming)/trehalose-phosphatase, which produces MSRIIIVSNRLPTKVQRTDNDLAFTPSEGGLATGLGSIYRAEGNVWIGWPGLVVDDETERQQITTQLRADSMQPVFLNDDEIRGFYEGFSNETLWPTFHYFSQYAVYNEQHWETYVAVNRKYCEAVLEAAGDDDTIWVHDYQLLLLPQMLRKARPHSTIGFFLHIPFPSYELLRALPWRTQLLEGMLGADLIGFHTFGYMRHFLSSVSQLLGYPSQNGRLELKNRTVLIDAFPMGIDYERYANAAASEVAQEHEQNYLAALPNARIILSIDRLDYTKGIAQRLRAFELLLQRYPEWQGQATLIMLVVPSRDQVAQYQELKEEIDELVGRINAEYRTITWNPIHYFYRSLPLEELTALYRMAEVALVTPIRDGMNLVCKEFIASKADRSGVLILSERAGAARELSDALLINPSDMNQLAEAMHEALIMPEEEQKMRLANMQALVQHYNVYHWTRLFMDRLVYTKIKQMTLATEMLDAEEAATLRQQYTTTSQRLLLLDYDGTLAPFHPNPQKAAPSAQMLELLATLSADPHNRVVIISGRDRQTLQRWLGHLPVDFIAEHGVWLRAAGQEWTLFQPMRNDWMKEIRPTLELYVSRTAGSFIEDKDFSLVWHYRRADAELAAVRVRELISHLSFLTSNSDLQVLEGNKVIEIKAAGINKGTAAARWVATYEPDFILAIGDDRTDEDTFGAMPEEAFTIKVGRNNRSLARFHLPGTAEVQELLQSLAEVSVPQ